A genomic window from Cryobacterium sp. SO2 includes:
- a CDS encoding GNAT family protein, protein MSAHLPDERLLTGRFVCLEPLSRAHLPELHRAIAHPAVFAGGYGGGPHGLPADLDDFVVFASKYYQWDAMPYAVRVVSGPHAGDLVGTSTLGDIDLPNESLHLGWTAYAPQVWGSAVNPETKLLMLGAAFEHGFGRVKIQADVLNSRSRAAILGIGAQFEGINRRVQRRADGSWRDTAVYSVLADEWPVVQAGLHKRLDGHAGKPVEYRDPRAPRRRVTPD, encoded by the coding sequence GTGAGCGCGCACCTTCCTGACGAGAGACTTCTCACCGGTCGCTTCGTCTGCCTGGAACCGCTCAGCCGCGCCCACCTGCCGGAGCTGCATCGCGCCATCGCGCATCCGGCCGTCTTCGCCGGCGGCTACGGCGGCGGCCCGCACGGGCTGCCGGCCGACCTCGACGACTTCGTGGTCTTCGCATCGAAGTACTACCAGTGGGATGCGATGCCGTACGCCGTGCGCGTCGTCTCCGGCCCGCACGCCGGCGACCTGGTCGGCACCTCCACCCTCGGCGACATCGACCTGCCCAACGAGTCCCTGCACCTGGGCTGGACCGCATACGCCCCGCAGGTCTGGGGCTCCGCGGTGAACCCCGAGACCAAGCTCCTGATGCTCGGCGCCGCCTTCGAGCACGGCTTCGGCCGGGTGAAGATCCAGGCCGACGTGCTCAACTCCCGCTCCCGCGCGGCGATCCTGGGCATCGGCGCCCAGTTCGAGGGCATCAACCGGCGGGTGCAACGCCGGGCGGACGGCTCGTGGCGCGACACCGCCGTCTATTCGGTCCTCGCCGACGAGTGGCCCGTCGTGCAGGCCGGCCTGCACAAACGCCTCGACGGCCACGCCGGCAAGCCCGTGGAATACCGCGACCCGCGGGCACCCCGCCGCCGGGTCACGCCCGACTGA
- a CDS encoding MDR family MFS transporter: MTITTEAPLLLTKRRIWIIFGALIAGMLLSSLDQTIVSTAMPTIVGQLGGVEHQVWLTTAYLLATTIVMPVYGKFGDVLGRRNLFLIAIALFTIASVGCAFAGDFTQLIVWRAVQGLGGGGLMILSQAIIADIVPASERGKYLGPLGAVFGLSAVGGPLLGGYFVDHLTWQWAFYINIPVGIIAFAIAWFTLKLPSKKATQPIDILGVVFLSAFTTCLIFFTDFGGDSAHGWDSLETWLFGAGMLLAAILFVIVEARAKDPIIPLALFKNPTFVNATLIGLTLGLGMFSAIGFVPTFLQMSSGTSAAASGLLMLPMMVGLIGTSIVSGIAITKTGKYKIFPILGTILTALAMVAMTTLSAETPIWLICVFLFVFGAGLGLIMQVVVLVAQNSVNPSMIGTATSTNNYFREVGASLGVAVFGTIFTTRLTENLTAVFAGAGASATDAANATASIDPQTLDALPDAVRDGIVVAYADALAPVFWFLLPFIGIAFLLSLFLKQIPLSDVAGMVARGEAIGGTEAEALEAAHHGATSTKVGAPAGAGDRADDALKEPEPR; the protein is encoded by the coding sequence GTGACCATCACCACCGAGGCGCCGCTCCTCCTCACCAAACGGCGAATCTGGATCATCTTCGGCGCCCTGATCGCGGGCATGCTGCTGTCGAGTCTCGACCAGACCATCGTGTCCACGGCGATGCCCACCATCGTCGGCCAGCTCGGCGGCGTCGAGCACCAGGTCTGGCTCACCACCGCCTACCTGCTCGCGACCACCATCGTCATGCCCGTCTACGGCAAGTTCGGTGACGTGCTCGGCCGGCGCAACCTGTTCCTGATCGCGATCGCGCTCTTCACCATCGCCTCGGTCGGCTGTGCCTTCGCCGGCGACTTCACCCAGCTCATCGTCTGGCGCGCCGTGCAGGGTCTCGGTGGCGGCGGACTGATGATCCTCTCCCAGGCGATCATCGCCGACATCGTGCCGGCCTCGGAGCGCGGCAAGTACCTCGGCCCGCTCGGTGCCGTGTTCGGCCTCTCCGCCGTCGGCGGCCCCCTCCTCGGTGGCTACTTCGTCGACCACCTCACCTGGCAGTGGGCGTTCTACATCAACATCCCCGTCGGCATCATCGCCTTCGCCATCGCCTGGTTCACCCTCAAGCTGCCCAGCAAGAAGGCCACCCAGCCGATCGACATCCTCGGTGTGGTGTTCCTCTCCGCCTTCACGACTTGCCTGATCTTCTTCACCGACTTCGGTGGCGACTCCGCGCACGGCTGGGATTCGCTGGAGACCTGGCTCTTCGGCGCCGGCATGCTGCTCGCCGCGATCCTCTTCGTGATCGTCGAGGCCCGCGCCAAGGACCCGATCATCCCGCTGGCACTGTTCAAGAACCCGACCTTCGTCAACGCCACCCTGATCGGGCTCACCCTGGGCCTGGGCATGTTCTCGGCGATCGGCTTCGTGCCCACCTTCCTGCAGATGTCCTCCGGCACCTCCGCCGCCGCATCCGGTCTGCTCATGCTGCCGATGATGGTCGGCCTCATCGGTACCTCGATCGTGTCGGGTATCGCCATCACCAAGACCGGCAAGTACAAGATATTCCCGATCCTCGGCACCATTCTCACCGCGCTGGCCATGGTCGCGATGACGACGCTGAGCGCCGAGACCCCGATCTGGCTGATCTGCGTGTTCCTGTTCGTCTTCGGTGCCGGCCTCGGCCTCATCATGCAGGTTGTCGTCCTGGTCGCCCAGAACTCGGTCAACCCGTCCATGATCGGCACCGCGACGAGCACGAACAACTACTTCCGCGAGGTCGGCGCATCGCTCGGCGTGGCCGTGTTCGGCACGATCTTCACGACCCGCCTCACCGAGAACCTCACCGCCGTCTTCGCCGGCGCCGGGGCGAGCGCAACGGATGCGGCCAACGCCACCGCGAGCATCGACCCGCAGACGTTGGACGCGCTGCCCGACGCCGTGCGCGACGGCATTGTCGTCGCCTACGCGGATGCGTTGGCGCCCGTGTTCTGGTTCCTGCTGCCGTTCATCGGCATCGCCTTCCTGCTCTCCCTGTTCCTCAAGCAGATCCCGCTGTCCGACGTGGCCGGCATGGTCGCCCGCGGTGAAGCCATCGGCGGCACGGAGGCCGAAGCGCTCGAGGCCGCGCATCACGGCGCAACGAGCACCAAGGTCGGCGCTCCCGCCGGCGCCGGCGATCGTGCCGACGACGCGCTCAAGGAACCCGAACCGCGCTAG
- a CDS encoding DUF3151 domain-containing protein, which produces MTGANLLDQPETLLPAEPEVIQALNRTATPDIATVVAAHPTSSLAWATLADFTHSQGRLLEAYAYARVGYHRGLDALRKAGWRGQGPIPWAHEPNRGVLRALFALRRAAAEIGETDEFERLTAFLDGADPSVITRLRSAHTETQMFPAIPPAVSPGVDPAPPTAAFFIQGEN; this is translated from the coding sequence GTGACCGGCGCAAATCTGCTCGACCAGCCCGAGACCCTCCTACCCGCGGAACCGGAGGTGATCCAGGCGCTGAACCGAACCGCGACGCCCGATATCGCGACAGTTGTCGCGGCGCATCCGACATCGTCCCTGGCCTGGGCGACGCTCGCCGACTTCACCCACTCCCAGGGTCGTCTGCTCGAGGCGTACGCGTATGCCCGGGTGGGCTACCACCGCGGCCTCGACGCCCTGCGCAAGGCCGGCTGGCGTGGCCAGGGTCCCATCCCGTGGGCGCACGAACCCAACCGGGGCGTGCTGCGCGCGCTCTTCGCCCTCCGCCGCGCCGCGGCCGAGATCGGCGAGACCGACGAGTTCGAACGCCTCACCGCGTTCCTCGACGGCGCAGACCCCTCCGTGATCACCCGGTTGCGCTCGGCGCACACCGAGACCCAGATGTTCCCGGCCATCCCGCCCGCCGTCTCACCCGGCGTCGACCCGGCCCCGCCGACCGCCGCTTTCTTTATCCAAGGAGAAAACTAA
- a CDS encoding TetR/AcrR family transcriptional regulator: MARVGGTKRAILDAALELAGERGITGTTMDDVAERAGVAKGSLYYNFASKDKLFEGLLCEGMSALTEALREARAGVTGWTAIEALVTTLLGRIAANTALAKVIAGDIFRTDRAWKETSFAFRHEALAEFATAIDEALPEASTAGATALMASSVFGATLMAGLEWLIFDEQRPQRDVVTAVLLTFSGRLAPATH, encoded by the coding sequence ATGGCACGGGTAGGTGGCACGAAGCGGGCGATTCTGGATGCTGCTCTCGAGCTCGCGGGCGAGCGCGGCATTACCGGCACGACCATGGACGACGTCGCCGAACGTGCCGGCGTGGCCAAAGGCAGCCTCTATTACAACTTCGCGTCGAAGGACAAGCTCTTCGAGGGCCTGCTCTGCGAGGGCATGTCCGCGCTCACCGAGGCGCTGCGTGAGGCGCGTGCCGGGGTCACGGGCTGGACCGCCATCGAAGCGCTCGTCACCACCCTGCTCGGCCGGATCGCGGCCAACACCGCCCTGGCCAAGGTAATCGCCGGCGACATCTTCCGCACCGACCGGGCGTGGAAGGAGACCTCGTTCGCCTTCCGGCACGAGGCCCTCGCCGAGTTCGCGACCGCCATCGACGAGGCCCTGCCGGAGGCCTCCACCGCCGGAGCCACCGCGCTGATGGCCAGCAGTGTCTTCGGCGCCACGCTGATGGCCGGGCTCGAATGGTTGATCTTCGACGAACAGCGCCCACAGCGCGACGTGGTCACCGCCGTGCTGCTCACCTTTTCCGGACGCCTGGCGCCCGCCACCCACTAG
- a CDS encoding class I SAM-dependent methyltransferase translates to MTHNFDKDYWEEHWEQVGHSTAAAGEAGAANPHLIREVAALAPGTALDAGCGTGAEAIWLAGHGWQVTAADISATVLARAAALADRASVTDAVTWVEADLTAWEPGGQFDLVVTNYAHPAIPQLAFYDRIARWVAPGGTLLIVGHLQHGAGPAHGHEDGHAPGDQHQHQHQHQHGEHSQQHASTPDVGDEPPAEATVTLADITGRLDPQVWRIHTAEEQSRERPGGQGLPLHDVIVRASRLR, encoded by the coding sequence ATGACGCACAACTTTGACAAGGACTATTGGGAAGAGCACTGGGAGCAGGTGGGTCACTCCACCGCGGCGGCCGGGGAGGCCGGCGCGGCGAACCCGCACCTGATTCGCGAGGTCGCCGCGCTGGCGCCGGGCACCGCACTGGATGCCGGCTGCGGAACCGGCGCTGAGGCGATCTGGCTGGCCGGGCACGGCTGGCAGGTCACTGCGGCCGACATCTCCGCCACCGTGCTCGCCCGGGCCGCCGCGCTGGCCGACCGGGCGTCGGTGACCGACGCGGTGACCTGGGTGGAGGCCGACCTCACCGCCTGGGAGCCGGGCGGCCAGTTCGACCTGGTGGTGACCAACTACGCCCACCCGGCCATCCCGCAGCTGGCCTTCTACGACCGCATCGCCCGGTGGGTGGCCCCCGGCGGCACACTGCTGATCGTGGGGCACCTGCAGCATGGCGCCGGCCCGGCCCATGGGCACGAGGACGGGCACGCGCCCGGCGACCAGCACCAGCACCAGCACCAGCACCAGCACGGCGAGCACAGCCAGCAGCACGCCAGCACGCCGGATGTCGGCGACGAGCCGCCCGCGGAGGCCACGGTGACCCTCGCGGACATCACCGGGCGCCTCGACCCGCAGGTGTGGCGCATCCACACGGCTGAGGAACAGAGCCGTGAGCGTCCCGGTGGGCAGGGCCTCCCGCTGCACGACGTGATCGTGCGCGCCAGCCGGCTCCGCTGA
- a CDS encoding YhgE/Pip domain-containing protein produces MKIFAMIRAELARLTATTMSRVALVALMLVPVLYGGLYLWANQDPYAGLDRVPVALVVADTGSELDGTATNYGADVAEQLTDDGTFDWHTVTAATAKAGVADATYDFSVTIPADFSSSIASSSTDTPHQATITLTTNDTNSYLASTIGSQAAQSIRDAIVARVNEQAADTLLIGLSDIRSSLVDAADGASQLTDGATTAADGSSTLADGASQLADGTGQLADGAGTLADGTGQLADGASQVADGTGQVAAGASALADGTGKLADGATALSDGTGTLATGAGAVADGTSQVSAGATAVADGTGQLADGAAALAAGADHVSTGATALADGTAQLATGTAAVSTGAADLSAGSTKLSAAADQVAAAAQQVADGNAGLATAAEGAGSVLTGASAALDTARTNLTTQLRTAGLTGDQITAVLAALDPLDTAVQDATTAFTTASSGIGVLAEVSAELATGATGVADGARSAVTGAATLAAGAASAADGAATASTGAATLADGASQTAAGANTLAESLATAAEGTQTLAAGASSAADGAAAVADGASKTATGASALAAGASDANTGAGTLADGAGQTAAGATALSTGAASAADGAAALSTGAASAKTGAETLATGASSLSDGLVGLQDGAGTLRDGLTDGVDSIPDTDAATRDLQGSTIADPVDLQTAAVTSAGTYGAGLAPFFASLAGWIGIYALFLIVKPVSRRAITALHSPLKITLAGWLTPGILGLLQMAALFGILTGVLHFEVHNPLGTYGMMGLAAMTFAAIILTLNVWLGSVGQFVGLVLMVIQLVTAGGTFPWQTLPAPLAFLHHVMPMSYAVDGIRQLMYGGNPATALNDAGVLLLWLTGALVLAAIGVVRMTHFRTLRDLKPSLIG; encoded by the coding sequence GTGAAGATCTTCGCCATGATCCGCGCCGAGCTGGCGCGGCTGACCGCCACCACCATGTCCCGCGTGGCCCTCGTCGCCCTGATGCTGGTGCCCGTGCTCTACGGCGGCCTCTACCTCTGGGCCAACCAGGACCCGTACGCCGGACTCGACAGGGTGCCCGTGGCCCTCGTCGTGGCCGATACCGGCTCGGAGCTGGACGGCACCGCCACCAATTACGGCGCCGACGTCGCCGAGCAACTCACCGATGACGGCACCTTCGACTGGCACACCGTGACGGCCGCCACCGCGAAGGCCGGCGTCGCCGACGCCACCTACGACTTCAGCGTCACCATTCCCGCCGACTTCTCCAGCTCGATCGCCTCCTCGTCGACCGACACGCCGCACCAGGCAACCATCACCCTCACCACCAACGACACCAACAGCTACCTCGCCTCCACGATCGGCAGCCAGGCCGCGCAGAGCATCAGGGACGCCATCGTCGCCCGGGTCAACGAGCAGGCCGCCGACACCCTCCTCATCGGCCTGTCCGACATCCGCTCGAGCCTGGTCGACGCCGCCGACGGCGCCAGCCAGCTCACGGATGGCGCCACGACGGCCGCCGACGGAAGCTCGACCCTCGCCGATGGCGCCAGCCAGCTCGCCGACGGTACCGGCCAACTGGCCGACGGCGCCGGCACCCTCGCGGACGGCACCGGTCAGCTCGCCGACGGCGCCAGCCAGGTCGCCGACGGCACCGGGCAGGTCGCGGCGGGCGCATCCGCCCTCGCCGACGGCACCGGGAAACTCGCCGACGGCGCCACCGCCCTCTCCGACGGCACCGGAACCCTCGCCACCGGCGCCGGAGCGGTGGCCGACGGCACCAGCCAGGTCTCCGCCGGAGCCACCGCGGTCGCGGACGGCACCGGTCAGCTCGCCGACGGAGCCGCCGCCCTGGCCGCGGGCGCCGACCACGTGTCCACCGGGGCTACCGCTCTGGCCGATGGCACGGCCCAGCTCGCCACCGGCACCGCCGCGGTCTCCACTGGCGCCGCGGACCTCTCCGCCGGCAGCACCAAGCTGTCGGCCGCCGCCGACCAGGTGGCCGCTGCCGCCCAGCAGGTAGCCGATGGCAACGCCGGCCTCGCCACCGCCGCCGAGGGCGCCGGCAGTGTGCTCACCGGGGCGTCCGCCGCGCTGGACACCGCCCGCACCAACCTGACCACCCAGCTCCGCACTGCAGGCCTCACCGGCGACCAGATCACGGCGGTCCTGGCTGCCCTCGACCCGCTGGACACGGCCGTACAAGACGCCACCACAGCATTCACCACCGCCAGCAGCGGCATCGGCGTACTTGCCGAAGTCAGCGCAGAACTCGCCACCGGTGCCACCGGAGTCGCCGACGGCGCACGGTCGGCAGTCACGGGCGCAGCCACCCTCGCCGCTGGAGCCGCGTCCGCCGCCGATGGAGCGGCCACCGCGTCCACCGGCGCGGCCACCCTCGCCGACGGCGCCAGCCAGACCGCCGCCGGCGCCAACACGCTCGCGGAGTCGCTGGCCACGGCCGCCGAGGGCACCCAGACCCTGGCCGCGGGCGCCAGCAGCGCCGCCGATGGGGCCGCCGCGGTCGCCGACGGAGCCAGTAAGACCGCCACAGGGGCATCCGCCCTCGCCGCCGGAGCCAGCGACGCCAACACCGGCGCCGGCACCCTGGCCGACGGGGCCGGACAGACCGCCGCCGGAGCCACCGCCCTGAGCACGGGCGCCGCCTCCGCCGCCGATGGCGCCGCGGCCCTGAGCACGGGTGCGGCCTCCGCCAAGACGGGCGCCGAGACCCTCGCCACGGGCGCATCCTCGCTCAGCGACGGCCTCGTCGGCCTCCAGGACGGCGCAGGCACCTTGCGCGACGGCCTGACCGACGGCGTCGACAGCATCCCGGACACGGATGCCGCGACCCGCGACCTGCAGGGCTCCACGATCGCCGACCCGGTCGATCTGCAGACCGCCGCGGTGACCTCCGCCGGTACCTACGGCGCCGGCCTCGCCCCGTTCTTCGCGAGCCTCGCCGGCTGGATCGGCATCTACGCGCTGTTCCTGATCGTGAAGCCGGTCTCCCGCCGCGCCATCACCGCGCTGCACTCCCCCTTGAAGATCACCCTGGCCGGCTGGCTCACACCCGGCATCCTGGGCCTGCTGCAGATGGCCGCACTGTTCGGGATCCTCACTGGCGTGCTGCACTTCGAGGTGCACAACCCGCTCGGCACCTACGGAATGATGGGGCTGGCCGCGATGACCTTCGCCGCGATCATCCTGACGCTGAACGTCTGGCTCGGCAGTGTGGGCCAGTTCGTCGGTCTCGTGCTGATGGTCATCCAGCTGGTCACCGCCGGCGGCACCTTCCCCTGGCAGACCCTGCCGGCACCGCTCGCGTTCCTGCACCACGTGATGCCGATGAGCTACGCCGTCGACGGCATCCGCCAGCTGATGTACGGCGGCAACCCCGCCACCGCGCTGAACGACGCCGGCGTGCTGCTGCTCTGGCTCACCGGAGCGCTCGTGCTCGCGGCGATCGGGGTGGTGCGGATGACGCACTTCCGCACCCTGCGCGACCTCAAGCCCAGCCTGATCGGCTAG
- a CDS encoding malic enzyme-like NAD(P)-binding protein, which yields MSLTVPAPSAAVTTDEIFAAHEGGKLRIELARPIDTPRDLAVVYTPGVAEVSRAIHTDAAVSAPYTWASRLVAVVSDGTAVLGLGDIGPAAALPVMEGKSALFQRFGGLNSIPLVLDTTDVDEIVETLVRLQHSFGAVNLEDVSAPRCFELEAKLIEALDMPVMHDDQHGTAVVVLAALTNAAKVLGRDLTGLRVVVSGAGAAGIAIAALLLEVGIEDVVLLDSRGILSHHRIDLTGVKARFAVTSNPRQIDGGPAQALAGADVFVGVSSSTVEESLLATMSEDAMIFALSNPDPEVAPDVAARYARIVATGRSDYPNQINNVLAFPGIFRGALDAGARRITTAMKIAAAMAIAGLVGDDLATDFIVPSAFDERVAPAVAAAVMAAV from the coding sequence ATGTCGCTCACCGTTCCCGCCCCGTCCGCCGCCGTCACGACAGACGAGATCTTCGCCGCCCACGAGGGCGGCAAGCTGCGCATCGAACTGGCCCGGCCGATCGACACCCCGCGGGACCTGGCCGTCGTCTACACGCCGGGTGTGGCCGAGGTCAGCCGGGCGATCCACACCGATGCCGCCGTCTCCGCCCCGTACACCTGGGCGAGCCGTCTGGTCGCGGTGGTCAGCGACGGCACCGCCGTCTTGGGCCTGGGCGACATCGGCCCGGCCGCCGCGCTGCCCGTGATGGAGGGCAAGTCGGCGCTCTTCCAGCGCTTCGGCGGCCTGAACTCCATCCCCCTGGTGCTCGATACGACGGATGTCGACGAGATCGTCGAGACCCTGGTGCGGCTGCAGCACAGCTTCGGCGCCGTGAACCTCGAAGACGTCTCGGCGCCGCGCTGCTTCGAACTCGAGGCCAAGCTCATCGAGGCGCTCGACATGCCGGTGATGCACGATGACCAGCACGGCACCGCCGTCGTGGTGCTGGCCGCGCTCACCAACGCGGCCAAGGTCCTCGGCCGCGACCTGACCGGCCTGCGGGTGGTCGTCTCCGGCGCCGGCGCCGCGGGGATCGCTATCGCCGCGCTGCTGCTCGAGGTGGGCATCGAGGACGTCGTGCTGCTGGACTCCCGCGGCATCCTCAGCCACCACCGCATCGACCTGACCGGCGTCAAGGCTCGATTCGCCGTGACGTCCAACCCCCGCCAGATCGACGGCGGCCCAGCCCAGGCGCTCGCCGGCGCCGATGTGTTCGTCGGCGTCTCCTCCAGCACGGTGGAGGAGAGCCTGCTCGCCACAATGTCGGAGGACGCGATGATCTTCGCCCTCTCGAATCCCGACCCGGAGGTGGCCCCCGACGTGGCCGCCCGCTACGCCAGGATCGTGGCCACCGGGCGCAGCGACTACCCCAACCAGATCAACAACGTGCTGGCGTTCCCAGGCATCTTCCGTGGCGCGCTGGATGCCGGCGCCCGCCGCATCACCACCGCCATGAAGATCGCCGCGGCGATGGCCATCGCGGGTCTGGTCGGCGACGACCTGGCCACCGACTTCATCGTGCCCAGTGCCTTCGACGAGCGAGTGGCTCCGGCGGTCGCCGCCGCGGTGATGGCCGCCGTCTAA
- a CDS encoding TetR/AcrR family transcriptional regulator: MTDSATTTRVERRMRKTASSLTAVSRRLTAERGLAGFTIEEVCDEVDVSRRTFFNYFACKEDAVIGENSDNEFEILAEAFLAGTPGDWSRVLQDLIEFAITHIESGDMDPTAHTDFMAALEREPRLMTRFIGVTRERERQLRALIAQREGASEDDPRAAAVVSVLATLMQSSVQRFVDPANTQNFSTILLASLAAFRTVLAAPTP, from the coding sequence ATGACCGACAGTGCAACCACCACCCGCGTTGAGCGGCGGATGCGCAAGACGGCGTCGAGCCTCACCGCGGTCTCGCGCCGGCTCACCGCCGAACGCGGCCTCGCCGGGTTCACCATCGAGGAGGTCTGCGACGAGGTCGACGTGTCCCGCCGCACCTTCTTCAACTACTTCGCCTGCAAGGAAGACGCCGTCATCGGGGAAAACTCCGACAACGAGTTCGAGATCCTCGCTGAAGCCTTCCTGGCGGGAACGCCCGGCGACTGGTCCCGTGTGCTGCAGGACCTGATCGAGTTCGCCATCACCCACATCGAGTCCGGCGATATGGACCCCACCGCGCACACCGACTTTATGGCGGCCCTGGAGCGGGAACCCCGATTGATGACACGCTTCATCGGAGTGACCAGGGAGCGTGAACGCCAGCTCCGCGCCCTCATCGCTCAACGCGAGGGTGCGAGCGAGGACGACCCCCGCGCCGCCGCCGTCGTCAGTGTCCTGGCGACGCTCATGCAGTCATCCGTGCAGCGTTTCGTCGACCCGGCGAACACCCAAAATTTCTCCACAATTCTGTTGGCCTCGCTCGCGGCATTCCGCACAGTGCTGGCCGCCCCCACCCCCTGA
- a CDS encoding metalloregulator ArsR/SmtB family transcription factor — MLTIASSLDVVNRLGRAMADPNRSRILLSLLEQPGYPAQLALSLDLTRSNVSNHLSCLRGCGLVAAVPEGRQTRYEIADPHLTRALASLVEVVLAVDDGEPCTDPGCDVPLCCGTGA, encoded by the coding sequence GTGCTGACCATTGCCTCTTCCCTCGACGTCGTCAACCGCCTCGGCCGCGCCATGGCCGACCCGAACCGGTCCCGCATTCTGCTGAGCCTGCTCGAGCAGCCCGGCTACCCCGCCCAGCTCGCCCTTTCGCTGGACCTCACCCGGTCGAACGTGTCGAACCACCTGAGCTGCCTGCGCGGTTGCGGCCTCGTGGCCGCGGTGCCGGAAGGCCGGCAGACCCGCTACGAGATCGCCGACCCGCATCTGACCCGGGCGCTCGCGTCGCTCGTCGAGGTGGTGCTGGCTGTCGACGACGGCGAGCCGTGCACCGACCCGGGCTGCGACGTTCCGCTCTGCTGCGGCACCGGAGCGTGA
- a CDS encoding adenylosuccinate synthase, translated as MPAIVLIGAQWGDEGKGKATDLLGSRVDYVVKFNGGNNAGHTVVVGNEKYALHLLPSGILTPGVTPIIANGVVVDIEVLFEELDALISRGVDVSKLRVSANAHVITQYHRTMDKVTERFLGKRQIGTTGRGIGPTYADKINRVGIRIQDLFDENILRQKVEGALGQKNHMLVKVYNRRAITVDEIVDDLLGYAERLRPMVADTALLLHQALNDGKTVLFEGGQATMLDVDHGTYPFVTSSNATSGGAVTGSGIGPNRIDRIIAVVKAYTTRVGAGPFPTELFDESGEFLRAKGFEFGTTTGRPRRCGWYDAPIARYTARINGVTDFVLTKLDVLTGLETIPVCVAYEVDGVRYDEVPVSQSDFHHAKPVYEEFPGWTEDITHVRTFEDLPKNAQDYVLALEAMSGARISAIGVGPDREAILTRHDLID; from the coding sequence ATGCCAGCCATCGTTCTGATCGGCGCCCAGTGGGGCGACGAGGGTAAGGGCAAGGCCACCGACCTCCTCGGCAGCCGTGTCGACTACGTCGTCAAGTTCAACGGCGGCAACAACGCCGGCCACACCGTGGTCGTCGGCAATGAGAAGTACGCGTTGCACCTGCTGCCCTCCGGCATCCTCACCCCCGGCGTCACCCCGATCATCGCCAACGGCGTCGTCGTCGATATCGAGGTGCTCTTCGAAGAGCTCGACGCGCTGATCTCCCGCGGTGTCGACGTGTCGAAGCTGCGCGTCAGCGCCAACGCCCACGTCATCACCCAGTACCACCGCACCATGGACAAGGTCACCGAGCGGTTCCTGGGCAAGCGCCAGATCGGCACCACCGGGCGCGGCATCGGCCCCACCTACGCCGACAAGATCAACCGCGTCGGCATCCGCATCCAGGACCTGTTCGACGAGAACATCCTGCGCCAGAAGGTGGAAGGCGCGCTCGGCCAGAAGAACCACATGCTGGTCAAGGTCTACAACCGCCGCGCCATCACGGTCGACGAGATCGTCGACGACCTGCTCGGCTACGCCGAACGCCTGCGCCCCATGGTCGCCGACACCGCGCTGCTGCTGCACCAGGCCCTGAACGACGGCAAGACCGTTTTGTTCGAGGGCGGCCAGGCCACGATGTTGGATGTCGACCACGGCACCTACCCGTTCGTCACGTCGTCGAACGCCACCTCGGGTGGCGCGGTGACCGGCTCCGGCATCGGCCCGAACCGCATCGACCGCATCATCGCCGTCGTCAAGGCGTACACCACCCGTGTCGGCGCCGGTCCGTTCCCCACCGAACTGTTCGACGAGTCCGGCGAGTTCCTGCGCGCCAAGGGCTTCGAGTTCGGCACCACCACTGGGCGCCCGCGCCGCTGCGGCTGGTACGACGCCCCGATCGCGCGTTACACGGCCCGCATCAACGGTGTCACCGACTTCGTGCTCACCAAGCTCGACGTGCTCACGGGCCTGGAGACCATCCCGGTCTGCGTCGCCTACGAGGTCGACGGCGTACGCTACGACGAGGTGCCGGTCTCGCAGTCCGACTTCCACCACGCCAAGCCCGTCTACGAGGAGTTCCCCGGCTGGACCGAGGACATCACGCACGTGCGCACCTTCGAAGACCTGCCGAAGAACGCGCAGGACTACGTGCTCGCCCTCGAGGCCATGAGCGGCGCCCGCATCTCCGCCATCGGCGTGGGCCCCGACCGCGAGGCGATCCTCACCCGCCACGACCTGATCGACTAA